Genomic DNA from Cydia strobilella chromosome 19, ilCydStro3.1, whole genome shotgun sequence:
AGTTGGGGCCAGTAATTGGCTCCAATAACTATTATTGAAAGGAGACCGACTTTAGATTGATAGTTTGTTTACACAACCCGTGTTTTGCCTTAGCCGGTTTTCTacggaataaaaagtatttaagtaattaatatgcAATATTATCAAATGTAAACTggaaaataaacacaaatacaCACACGACACATCGACACGACGAAATACACGAGTATCAAATGTGTCAAAATTATTAAAGGACATTtgggtgccgtgaccaggatataTTTAAAAGTACGTTAAGTTACACAAATTACTGGCAAAACTTTACTGaatgtacttaattaatttcttatttttccGCCAAGGAAATAAAGGTGTATGCAGTAAGGATAAGATTATTGAAAGAAAACTTTTAATGTTCCCTTTTATCTTCAAAATGGTTTGAAGAGCGATTTAGTTGCGGTTTTCTGAATAGAGATTCATACATCTGtgagcgccacttgcaccaccgCACTAACCcaaagtgtcaaattgtactggtaaccatggtaactcctaAGGTTcaaccggttaactccgggtttctgaatggtgcaagtggccctgaGAGTTCTTAGAATAGGTTTTAATTCACTTGAGGGCACTGCTATGATTTATATCATAGTTATTTCTACTCTTATAGGTTGCACTATAAGAGTCAAGTCTAAGATCTACCAGCCTTGAACAGACTTTTGTTTGTGTCAGGTGAGAAATGTTGTTACCTCGCGGATTTGCAAGACCTTCGCAACCCGAGTCCCAAGACCAAGCCTAAAACTGAATGAGGGGACTGATCTGCTACCCATACTTACAAATTGAAGATTAGAGCAAAATTCATGTTACTTGCCATTTTTGAAATTAAATCTTATATTTTAAAGTTAAGTTAAAATttagaagcattaaaaaaattgtgtttttttttgttacaacaCAGTCTTGTTCTCATGTTATTTGGTGTTGCTGTTGATGTCTAGTTGTATTGTAAAATGACATTAATATGAATCTTATTTTATGAAAGTTTTTGTGGAATTATTTGATTTACTTGTTACCAACTTTTGCTGAAATATATGATTAATTTATTCTCTGTTTGGCTACTTTAGTATCTTGTAGTAACAACTTGTTGTCGGTTATCTGaaatatgagaaaaaaaatcacgatttaCGAATTCCAACAACtaaataagattaaatttcCAGAATTACTAACaatgcatgtgtgtgtgtgtgtgtgtgtgtacttaAGCTTTATATAAAGAGGACATAATTAATCTATTACGAATCGCGTAATTATAATGAATctaaatttatttaacttaaaacttTACAGCATAGTAATATGGttgataataatttgatttgtctcTAATAGTGCTTGTCCCATTGGTATAGTTGTCCAGGGGTGGGAGCTACCGTTGCCGCCTTCTTGGgtgcactgaaaaaaaaaattgcaactgtcagACAATTTCACAATAACtggtgtattattatttattcccgCCTCatgatgatgttttttttaatgatataggaggcataagagcagacgaatcgcctgatggtaagcgattaccgtcgcccatggacacctgcaacaccaggggTTGTGAGTACGTTGCAAGTAAGCAGCAGTTTTGATTTCATGGTTTGTTGTAAAAACAAACTGGAAAATATCAATTTTCCACTTGCTTCTTTGTCGAAGAATTTGGTCAAACACAGTCAAATAGACGCCCCTAAAGGGGCTTCTAAACGGGccatattttcactgcaatatgtggccggcaactattggtgtccCTCCCTTACGGGGCCTGTAGATGGGCcacattttcactgcaatatgtggcccGTCTACAGGCTTCTTAGGCAATACAAGAAGTTTCTTCTTATAGATTTACTAATATCTGTATTCTGTGTAATATTGGGTATTGAcctaaaattgaaataaattccTATACCTTCAGAAGTTTTATATTAGTTACTTTTCATGGGTAAACAAGTAAACTgattttgtaactttattttataaaatctcTTCTCTCGGGAAGGAGGGGAAATGACAGATCAAATCCCATGCGTGTGAGAGGTCCAGCTATtctactcataataataaatgcATAGTCACATTGGACACATACCCCTTGTCTGAGCTAGCTTCAATGAGCACTTTGGTGACATCTATCGGCGGAACTACGTCGCGGCGTGCGTCTCTTGTATAGTAGTAATTCTGGGAGTGCCTGGAAAATACAATGCAACGTTTTTTTATAACATGAACACCTAAACTTATTGTGAGTAGTTACGCCCACCAAAACATCTATCCGAGACCCTGAAACCATTGTTTTGTTGAATTTCATTCCCTTAGTTAATCAATAAAAGTTAAGAATAGATTGTGgaatatatacaaaaatttgtatgtatatattccTTTCAGGAGGCTATAACTGTTATGGAATATATGTATTGGCAAAGTAActtcacactttcaagtaaagttTATATCAGCTTACTAGCATGTTGCATCTTGGTATACGAGTATGCAGAATGGGCATtatttgaatacatttttatCGGAATAATCATTTGAAGAATAATTTATTCACTATTTTCTTATTCCCGAATGATTTATTCGCGGATGATTTAATCGCGAATAATTTATCcgcaaataaatcatttgactgctttcaaaagcttgtaactacGTAATACAAgcagatgtcactttttgacagcttttgttagaaagggactgtcaattgtattacaagttacaagcttttgagaaacaggCCCCAGGTAGTATAATAAACAAAGTTACTCACACACAATGTTAGTAACTTTCTAGCCTGGCCTAGAAAGAGACAGCTTATATATAAAAGAGTGAGAAAACCATATTTGCTTATCTTACAAcgcataatttatatatttatcagtaccTATTTAGTTGCAGTGCATTGCACATCACAGTTGTTAAATCGTTCTAAACCGAGCAAAGTCAATATAGTattcgaataaaaaaatatttgtgtaaAACAATCAACAGGGTAAATCATAAGAATCAAATCAATGTAATAAACgtggtaaattaaatttaaaaaatctatgaatgcagttttgtttcatttcaaaaataaaggaatgcTTCTTTTGAGTGAAATTTGCTATCTCCATtgtttagaataaaaattccatactgACATGCATATGAATGTTTAAAAGATTTttatatgcatttattttaacaagACACATGGTGCAAAAAACCTATCcttacaaatattacatttgtacgtattattgaataaataattacgtGTAAACTATAGATAGATGCTTGACGAAGTATGAATACAAAGGAATCGTCATTTTCAATTTGTTGTTTGAAAACATAGCAGAAACTTACTTGTGGGCAACACCATCGGGAATTGCTGGCGGTGGTTGAGTCCTGTCAGCCAGGAATGGCTCGAACCTCAAGGCGTTGGTATGCTTTcgctataaataataatgaaaaagacGTAGTATTCATCAACATTGATTTAGATTacataataagaaaaacaatcaAAAAATTACTTACGCCAAGCAAAAAATTCCTCAAAGCTTGCATGATTGGTGAAATATCACGCAAAGCCACCTTAGCTTTactcatttttaatatttattttgttatttttttaataaatgagaATATCAAGTAAaggcaaatttaataaataacctAAACCTGTGTCACTGTCAATGTCAGATTaacgtgacagtgacagttctCATTGACGTTTCGCGTTTGGTTTTTGCTTGGAAATTCTAGTGTTCAAATATAATTCATTTAACCCCTTTTACGCTAAGGATGCATACATTTTGACACTCGATTTAAGATACAGTAGGGTAACGTGaaaaacattaataattatcaGGGTGCACGCTGTCAAAATCACCTTCATGCTCTTAAAAAAGGTAATCTTGTAATAAAGCAAGTTAGTACGGAAGCTGTGATGATGGCTTATCACAGTTTCGTTAGTTCAACCTTACGATATGGGATCATCTATTGGGATAATTCAATCAACAGAGAAGCCGTCTTTATCGCACAGAAAAGATGCGTGAAAGCGATTCTAGGGCTTCGCCTAACAGATAGCTGTGTACCACATTTTAAAGACCTGAAAATTCTTACATTCCCCTACCTCTACATTTTTGAAATTGCGATGTACATCAAAACAAACTCAACACTATTCAGGACGGTCTCAgaggtatttgctagaaattCGAGGTATCCTCAGAATCTCTTTCCTGTTTCCGCAAATACTGCCCTAATGCGCAAAAGTGTGTTCTGCTTAGCTAGTAAGATTTATAACAAATTGCCTGTCCATTTCAGAATGTTACCCTTAAATCAGTTTAAGCACAAACTACTAAcatttttaattgataattgtttttacaccatttctgaatgtttgctgtataattttaacgcttctGATTTGACATggctttaatattaataataactaggtatttatattgatatgtaaatttatttcgcatgttagtatgtaaggaaaatatttaagtttttgtacgccatcaggcagggtatagtgctactaatatttatttaccgccactgtaatcagtttgacatatactcacaaataaaaacactttgaactttgaaagATGAAGATCTAAGCATTATGTAGAGTTTATATTTGCTTAAGTGCTTGTGAGGGTTAACTGGTGGGGCATCTAATTATACATTACTtagttacttatttaattttatagccACTCAATCaatttctatattattatttgttgtattaattcttattataaaaCATGATATGTGGAGTTTATAATTATTTGCTTAAGTGCTTGTGAGAGTGTAAGTGGTGAGGCATCTAATTATACATTACTtagttacttttttaattttatagcctCTCAATCAATTTCTATAAGAATTTAATGTATTCATTCTTATAAACATGCTCTTAAGACCTAAACGGATAACCCTAATATCCTTTTGAGGTTGGATCGGGCTGTAGTCTCCGGCGACGTCCCGCGTCAAGAGAATGCGCGCGATGGCTTCGCACTCCCTGAAGGTTTAGCTTTTCGCGGCGCATCTTTTGAGAGCGCACGCGCCGCTTCCCTATCATGGGACTGAATGAATCGATGCTTTGTTCGTAATCTTGACTAATTTCTGAAATATGATACATTTCTTTAGTACGAGTAGGTTTGGGATCAGTTTAGTATTTAGTAACAACC
This window encodes:
- the LOC134750248 gene encoding NADH dehydrogenase [ubiquinone] 1 alpha subcomplex subunit 7-like codes for the protein MSKAKVALRDISPIMQALRNFLLGRKHTNALRFEPFLADRTQPPPAIPDGVAHKHSQNYYYTRDARRDVVPPIDVTKVLIEASSDKGAPKKAATVAPTPGQLYQWDKHY